One genomic segment of Vulgatibacter sp. includes these proteins:
- the hemE gene encoding uroporphyrinogen decarboxylase, whose protein sequence is MNDRFLRACRREPVDTTPIWIMRQAGRYLPQYRAVRGKTTFLGLCKTPELAAEVTVQPIDFLDVDAAILFSDILIPVEAMGVPLEFHENEGPVLPQPVKTAADVQKLDVFDPTDRTPFTLEAIRQTVQALHGRVPLIGFAGAPFTLAAYMVEGGGSKSWLGVKRMMRQEPQLAHQLFGKITETIAQYLLAQVEAGCKAVQIFDSWGGELGPEDFEIWTLPYVQRIVQAVKAKHPEVPVIYFGTGMSTLLTRMKKTGADVIGLDWRIEIDVARSILGDDVAVQGNLDPTALFLPKEEITRRVEEIIRRNGGKNGHIFNLGHGITPPTDPEMARHLVSEVHRLGRRS, encoded by the coding sequence GTGAACGATCGCTTCCTCCGCGCCTGCAGGCGCGAGCCCGTCGACACCACGCCGATCTGGATCATGCGCCAGGCGGGCCGCTACCTCCCCCAGTACCGGGCGGTCCGCGGCAAGACCACCTTCCTCGGCCTCTGCAAGACGCCGGAGCTCGCGGCGGAAGTGACGGTCCAGCCCATCGACTTCCTCGACGTCGACGCAGCGATCCTCTTCTCGGACATCCTCATCCCCGTCGAGGCGATGGGCGTCCCCCTCGAATTCCACGAGAACGAGGGGCCGGTGCTGCCGCAGCCGGTCAAGACCGCTGCCGACGTGCAGAAGCTCGACGTCTTCGATCCCACCGACCGCACCCCCTTCACCCTCGAGGCGATCCGCCAGACGGTGCAGGCGCTGCACGGCAGGGTGCCGCTCATCGGCTTCGCCGGCGCGCCCTTCACCCTCGCGGCCTACATGGTCGAGGGCGGCGGCTCGAAGAGCTGGCTCGGCGTGAAGCGGATGATGCGGCAGGAGCCGCAGCTCGCCCACCAGCTCTTCGGCAAGATCACCGAGACCATCGCCCAGTACCTGCTGGCGCAGGTGGAGGCGGGCTGCAAGGCGGTGCAGATCTTCGATTCGTGGGGCGGCGAGCTCGGCCCAGAGGATTTCGAGATCTGGACGCTGCCCTACGTGCAGCGGATCGTGCAGGCGGTGAAGGCGAAGCACCCCGAGGTGCCGGTGATCTACTTCGGCACCGGGATGAGCACGCTGCTCACCCGGATGAAGAAGACCGGCGCCGACGTGATCGGCCTCGACTGGCGGATCGAGATCGACGTCGCGAGGAGCATCCTCGGCGACGACGTGGCGGTGCAGGGCAACCTCGATCCCACCGCGCTCTTCCTCCCGAAGGAGGAGATCACCCGGCGCGTCGAGGAGATCATCCGCCGCAACGGCGGCAAGAACGGCCACATCTTCAACCTCGGCCACGGGATCACCCCGCCGACCGATCCGGAGATGGCAAGGCACCTCGTCTCCGAGGTGCACCGGCTCGGGCGTCGGAGCTAG
- the hemG gene encoding protoporphyrinogen oxidase → MRVAIVGGGISGLALAERLAAEGAEPIVLEADDRIGGKVGSFRKDGFLLEAGPNGFLDKEPKTLELADRLGLGGALHRADRAAERRWIHLRGGLREVPTKPPAFLASDLLPWSAKLRIAGELFTPRKPAGKDESIAEFGRRHLGRRATSDLLGAMVLGIYGGDVEKLSLQSCFPRMAQLEAEHRSLLLAMIRIQRERRKALGPAGPVPANAGGPSGPSGTLTSCEGGLGGYVGRLAERLGDVVHTGTAVDRLERAGGRWRLHTSKRGEGAELEVDAVALATPADVTGRLVAPLDASLAELAQAIPYVPMAVVHLAWPKERIRHPLDGFGFLIPPGEGKRILGAIFISTLFPWRAPPGQALFTVMVGGAVRPELALGSEASIGQLAREELAAIVGAAGDPSLLEVVRWERAIPQYHVGHEAKRQAAEGRVAQHPGLFLAGNAWKGIGFNDCIAAAPELTARILGDQRVGALSVSS, encoded by the coding sequence GTGCGGGTTGCGATCGTCGGCGGCGGCATCTCGGGGCTCGCGCTCGCGGAGCGCCTCGCAGCGGAGGGCGCAGAGCCCATCGTCCTCGAGGCGGACGATCGCATCGGCGGCAAGGTCGGCTCCTTCCGCAAGGACGGCTTTCTCCTCGAGGCCGGGCCCAACGGCTTCCTCGACAAGGAGCCGAAGACGCTGGAGCTGGCCGATCGCCTCGGCCTCGGCGGCGCGCTCCACCGCGCCGACCGGGCGGCGGAGCGGCGCTGGATCCACCTGCGCGGCGGCCTGCGCGAGGTGCCGACGAAGCCGCCGGCCTTCCTCGCCTCCGACCTCCTGCCCTGGTCGGCGAAGCTCCGCATCGCCGGCGAACTCTTCACGCCGCGCAAGCCCGCGGGCAAGGACGAGTCGATCGCCGAATTCGGCAGGCGCCACCTCGGGCGCCGCGCCACCAGCGATCTGCTCGGCGCCATGGTCCTCGGGATCTACGGCGGCGACGTGGAGAAGCTCTCGCTCCAGAGCTGCTTTCCGCGGATGGCGCAGCTCGAGGCGGAGCACCGCTCGCTCCTCCTCGCGATGATCCGGATCCAGCGGGAGAGGCGGAAGGCGCTGGGGCCCGCAGGGCCGGTCCCCGCCAACGCCGGCGGTCCCTCGGGGCCCTCCGGCACGCTCACTTCCTGCGAGGGCGGCCTCGGCGGCTACGTGGGCAGGCTGGCGGAGCGGCTCGGCGACGTGGTCCACACCGGCACCGCCGTCGATCGGCTCGAGCGTGCAGGCGGCAGGTGGCGGCTCCACACCAGCAAGCGGGGCGAGGGCGCCGAGCTCGAGGTGGACGCGGTGGCGCTGGCCACGCCGGCGGACGTCACCGGCAGGCTGGTGGCGCCGCTCGATGCCTCGCTCGCCGAGCTGGCACAGGCGATCCCCTACGTGCCGATGGCGGTGGTCCATCTCGCCTGGCCGAAGGAGCGGATCCGCCACCCGCTCGACGGCTTCGGCTTCCTGATCCCGCCGGGCGAGGGGAAGCGGATCCTCGGGGCCATCTTCATCTCCACGCTCTTTCCCTGGCGGGCGCCGCCGGGGCAGGCGCTCTTCACCGTGATGGTCGGCGGCGCGGTGCGGCCCGAGCTCGCCCTGGGCTCCGAGGCGAGCATCGGCCAGCTCGCCCGGGAGGAGCTGGCGGCCATCGTCGGCGCCGCCGGGGATCCCTCGCTCCTCGAGGTGGTGCGCTGGGAGCGGGCGATCCCGCAGTACCACGTGGGCCACGAGGCGAAGCGGCAGGCGGCGGAAGGCCGCGTGGCGCAGCACCCCGGCCTCTTCCTCGCCGGCAACGCGTGGAAGGGGATCGGCTTCAACGACTGCATCGCCGCTGCGCCGGAGCTCACGGCGCGCATCCTCGGCGATCAGCGGGTCGGCGCGCTGTCGGTGAGCTCGTAG